The genomic stretch GCCGCGGCCTCCTGCTGCTGCCCTTCCAACGCCGTGACCCTGTGCCTACCTCCGCCTCAGCTCGCCGTCGCCCCGCTCCGCGCCGCCGTGTGCATGATAGCCCACGCCCCACGGCGCGACCGCGACACGTTCTCGGTCCTCAAGGCCGCGACAAAGGCCGAACCCGCCGGTTCCACCCTACGCCTGTAGCTCCACGCCGCCGCTGCCAAGGGCGGCCTCTCGCGCCAGACCTTCACCGAGAGCGCGCTCATCAGCGGCTACGCGAAGGCTGGCGATCCGGACCCGCAGGGTGTTCGACGAAAACACGAACCGGGGGACGCCTTCATAAGCGGCTTCTCGCAAGCCGGCGAGTCCAAGGAGGCGTTGACGTTGTTTCATGAGCTGCGGAGGCACGGCATGGCACCGGATCATCTGGTCATGGTGAGTTTTGTGTTGGCATGCTTTGCGCTTGGTGATGTTGGCTTGTCCAAGCAGATGCACAAGTGCATCTTACAGTTCTAGCGTTCTGGCCAGCTTGTTGTGACACTGCCCGGTGCGTTGGTCGATATGTGTGCCAAGTGTGGCCGCACGGACCTCACAACAAGTGTATTTGCTGAAGCAAATGTAAGAAGGAAAACAAGAAAAGTACGTCTGATTCCGGCTGCACTCAACCGCCGTACTTTTCCAACCACagaacaatgtttttctctcacaacaaattagcaTCAGCATCAACATCTGGTAATCACACaggtatttttttcttctttataAGTTCTATGCCATTTTTACACTTCAATATTTTTTCCATTACTTGCTCGAACTAGGTTAGCATCCGTCTTTTTTATCCATGTCTAGAGATATGTTCCCATCAAATTCTTTTACTTGTACGCAATTGAGCTTGACTCTGAGAGATGCTAAATTTCAATTACCAGATTCATAATGAAGAATCGGTGTCTGTGTGCTTCTTGAGTCTTTCATTGGTTATATTGGTGGGGTCACACACCCGATAAAACTCGGTACCTGACTGCAAAGTATAGTTAAGTATACActgaattatttttttataggaAATATACACAGGATTAAAGTGACCAGTTTTCAAATAAGATTCTTCCACATGACACGTGGCAAGTACTGCCGCAATCTGCTAAATCCTATCACTAGTGTACTggaaagctgagctgttttgtcTCCATGTCTGGTCTCCAAATACTGTCGAACAGCAAGTGCAGACAGGACTCACGGGTGCACCACATACTGCTGCCACAACAtgctaagagcaagtattataatacaGCCAGCTGCGGGCTGTAAAACTTCTTTACAGCCTTTTTGCAGCCCACTCATATAATAgttagctcatcactattaatacatggcccacttgTCTGTCTCGCAGACtttcttggtttttgtgtctgagccggctgtaagcttacatcccgcttttactctctctcctcttctctctcatccacctcagcatttagctggcttacagcctactataatacttgctctaatgcCTAATGCTAAAAGGGAAAAAGGCTGCCTAAACTGAACCGTCTACTAGTAAACACCAAACCAGCCAGGAGCAGCACCGATGGGTTCCATTGGTAATGGCCGAAGTGACTCGGTGGTCGGCATCCAGATGCCACCGGCGGGGAGCAAGATGGTGCTGGAGCCTGAGGCTCTTCAGGTGACCACATCTCCGGTGCCAAGATGGCCACGGCTGGGTGTGGTTATGGTGGCAACCCGAGCTGTAGCCATGGTGATGGCACTGCTCTCGATGTCGCTAATGGTGTCCTCCAAGCAGCGAGGCATTCTCACCATCTTTGGCATCGAGATCCCGCTCGATGCCAATTGGTCCTTTTCTTATTCCCTGCAGTAAGTTTTTGCGCCGTTTGAAGTTGAAATGTGTACTGATGCTTAGAGAAAATACTGACTTGCTCCGGTGGTGCTGTTCATGATTTTAGATTCTTGGTTGCGATGTCTACAGCTTCAGCTGCCTACTCGCTGGCACAACTCCTCTTGATTGCACACAAGGCCGTGAAGAAATCCCCCATTGTTCCTTCTAGACGCCACGCATGGCTGCTTTTTGCCGGGGATCAGGTCTGCTAGTTCTTGCCTTCTTGACCATTTTTATGTGATTTTGCGACGTCCATCTAATTATCGTATTTTTTGCGTCACTATACTTCTAGTATTTGTTGTTTTATAGTACTATATTTCGTCTTGTTTGTTGTGGCTGCATCATGTATTTTGTGCTTTCTCTAGATGTTTGATGGGCGGGTCAGCAGCCATTGCCAGTGTAGGTAGTGTTAGTTGAGTTAGTTCAACTTCGAGTTTGGACTAGTTAGACAAAGATCTTGCTGGAAAATGAGTAGAACAATTTAGGGTCCATTTCTTTGAGCTGCAGCTTTTGGCCTTTGACCTTTTGCTGTAGACTTTTGTAATAAATTTTTTGGCTTCTTAGCacactaagggcctgtttagttccctgtGGAATACAAAATGCAAAATATCAACTACTTTGGAACGATGAATTGTAAAATGTCAAATTTTGTAGGGTTATGTTTAGTTTTATCTAAAATAAAAGTTTATTTGAAGTTACaaatattgcacgtattttttataaatcaaGTTAAACTTGTGGCACAGAAACTAAAAGCGACAattaatttgggacggaggcaGTATACCCAACTCTTTGGTGCTGTGTAAGCTATCTACCAATTCCTGGGCTATGATCACACTTTCAAGAATACATCTACCCATGTATAAAGGCACTTTGGTGAGGTGAAATGAACCTACAAGCTATTTTACTTAATCTTAGAGTTAGAGACTTAGAGAAAAATTTAAATCTACaattaaaaaatatattaattgGTCTGCTACACAACCGGCGAACAGTGTTTTCGTGTCATGCCACGCAGCAGCCGCAGAGCATGGTGTTGACGAGAAGCCGAACAGGCCCACTTCTAAAGCCCAAGTTTATCCAATTCTGCCCCTACCTGTTTAAATCTAATGAGCTTATgctctgtttagattggagatgaaaattttttgggtgtcacatcgaatgtgtcggaagaatgtcgggagagatttttagaaactaatcaaaaaacaaattacatagctcgtctagaaactgcaagacaaatatattaagcataattaatccatcattagcacatgtgggttactgtagcacttaaggctaatcatagactaacttgacttaaaagattcgtctcgcgatttttaaccaaactatgtaattagtttattttttatcttcatttaatgttcaatgcatgtgtctaaagatttgatgggatggatggaaattttttaggtgggaaactaaacagggccaacTTTTTATTCGAGTCATCAGGTGGAGCTTCTAACAGAATATCACACAAACAACATGAACTTTCCATGTGACGTCTCCAATTAGAAAATGCCTTAGTAGTTTTTTTGAATTCAAACAGGGAGAGAGCTTCCCCATCAGATTTTTATTCCAAAAGAGAGCTCCAGCTAACTGAAGCTGTCAGGAGAGTTACAAGAGAGAAGGTAGCGACGCCAAATCATCACAGATCTAAAATGCCTCAGTAGTGTGCTGCATATTTGTGTACCGGTCAGATCATAGACAGCTCTTGCTGGATATGGATGTAGTATCTTCTTTTTATTGGTATCTTATTACTATATCATTTGTCAAAGTAACATTAAAGTGGTTGTGGATAGGATATCTGAACGTAGCGTAACACGACAACCATATAATCCAGCATCCATATAAGAATCCTGGAGACTTGGTTTTTATTTCCGATGCTTGTCCTTAGCTTTTTAATTTGTTTGCTTCCAAAGCGTGGTTCATCGGCTCATCCTTGCCTTTTGACCAATCGAGCCCAGGCTAACCTATCTTCCAAGCTACTAGCATAATCTAACCTCGTTAGTTGTATCATTACAAAGAGATAACTTTCTTTACCACATCGAATACAACCTGAACATCTGGAGCCCTATGAATGAATGGTCAGCATTTCCATGGAATGCAAAGGATAACAGCTATCTACTGCCAACATGACAGGTGTTTTCGCTTGCAATGATGAGCGCTGGATCcgctgcggcggcggtggccaATCTGAACCGCACCGGCATCCGGCACACGGCCCTCCCCAACTTCTGCAAGCCCCTGCCACGTTTCTGCGACCTCTCGGCGGTCTCCATCGCGTGTGCCTTCCTCAGCTGCGTCTTCCTCGCGGCTTCCGCCGTCATCGATGTCATCTGGTTGTCAAGTCCGTGAGGAGGTGTGATCCGATGCACCTCTGTGTGTACTCGTACTGTGTATTCAACTGAACCCATACCCTCCTGGATGCTGATGCGCCGCGTCACCTCAATGTTGTCTGGGTTCACAATCCTGCGAGAGTGCTGTACGTGTACCTGTAAGATAGCTATCGACTGAGCTCAAAAACATGTTTAAGGCGATGTAATATTACTACGCGCTGCTTGTTTGTACAGATTAGAATGACATGGATGTGAACGTGCAGTTTCGCGGTCTAAAGATCCAGTTGAGTCCCGTGCCAACACTCCACTGCCCCCAATCATCACACCAACTACCGCGAATATGCCACGAGCTCTCGGCAGGCCCGTCCGCAGCGACGCAACGCGCGACACGTACAAACCCAGCCGTGGACGGATCGGATCATCGGAAGAGGGAACATGTGCATCCCGATCTCATCCCCTACGCCGGCGACCTCGGAAAAATCGGTCCAAAGTGATCGGGTCTCGCTCAGCGATGACTTGCCGACTTGCCGGTGCCTTGCTGTCCGTCCGGGTCACTGGAGTCGTCCTCAGCGCCTCTCCTTTGCCTGAATTCCTACCGCCGCGGCAACCTTTAACCCAGCTCGCCCGCCGCTCGCGGTAATGCGGCGCCTCCACTTGTGAATTGTAATGCCCGCGTCCTCGCTCACGCTCCCCTCCCCATCCTCCTCATCTACCGTGCCGTCCATTCTCCACCCactcccgccgccgcccgcaGATGCCGCCCAAGGtggtcgccgtcgccgcgggcGAGGCCCACACACTCGCCCTCACGGGTGAGTGGAGTCACCACTTACTCGCGCGAATTCTCCTGCTCCCCTTCGCCGGGATTTAGTATTCAGTGATCTGATGTGAGGTTTCGTGGCTTCTCTCTAATTGCAGGTGACGGGCAGGTGTACTCCTGGGGCAGGGGGCCGTTCGGTCGCCTCGGGACCGGCCGCGAGGACGACGAGCTGGTCCCCACCGCGGTGGCGCCCGCGGTCTCTGCCGGCGGGACACCGCGGCCCAGgttcgtcgccgtcgccgctggTGCCTACCATAGCCTTGCGCTGGACGGTTCGTGCTCTGTTACCTCATCCGCTCTCTGCTTATGTTTGTTGTGAAGCTGTTGTGTGCTCCAAGTTAAGCTATTCTAGAAGAAGTACGCGAGTAGTTACAACACTCTGACCAGCCACGTAGAATTGGGTTTGCGTTACTGTGTCCCAAAGTTTACGGCCGCTCCTGCACATGCCATTCAATATCTTTGCCTTCCAATTTTCTCACCTGAACTTATCAACGGTACTTTTTCAACGAAGGAACCatgctctcacaataaatcagcatcaGCAAACCGAACAGGGTCTTCTAGGACTTCCTGCTATTAAATGGCTGAACCGCTGAATCCACAGTttatgaaaaaggaaaaaaggctGAATCCACCACGTCACACTGGCCACTACAGAGAAAAATCCGTAGATTATCTAGGTTTTCGAATGAATATAACTTTACGGTTTGCACTTGCTGTGAGTATTTAATTCCATTATGTGCAAAATGTTTATCGCTGCATCTTTTTGTGCCAAAAGCAATTTAACACGATCCATCAGCATACATGTGAAATGGGTGCATACTGATTGCTGAATAAGTTCAATGTGGCAGATGAAGGTTCACTCTGGTCATGGGGTTACAATCTCTGTATCCTTTACACCTCTTTGACTTTATTTTTAACTTTTTTAGCTGCAAATCTCTCAACTGATATCCCTGCCATTGTTGGGTGTACTTCACTTCCTTGACTATTTAATGGATGGTCAACTTGGTTATGGGGATCAGAATTCCCTTTTTCCATGTTTGGTTGAGCAATTTCAGGATCTAGGTTCTCCTGAAACACTGAATGATGAAGACCAGAACACACGTGATCAGACTTGTTTAAAGGTATGAGCGTACCATCAGTTTTAATAATTCACAAACCATATAAGCTTTAAGATGGTTAAGAAAGTTTAGCTTTCTATTTTGATAACCGTGATGTATGTTATGTTACAGCTGTCTTCTGTCAAAGCTGGTGGCATGATGTCATTTGCCATAGACAGTTTGGGGGGGCTTTGGATGTGGGGAAGTTGCCCACAGCAGACTGATGCTGGAGAGTTATGTATTTCGAGTAGCTCTATCCCACTACCTGTGTGGGATTTCCATGGACACACTGTTGTTAAGGTTGCCTGTGGTAATGAGCATGTAGTAGCTGCAGTTAGTGTTGGCGAGACCTATACTGAAGGTGACCTTGTTTGTTATGCTTGGGGAAATAACAACCATGGTCAGTTGGGTCTAGGTGACAAGGAAAGTAGATCTCGTCCTGTGCTTATCTCAGCATTTAGCGAAGGATCTTCTTGGGAGGTGTATGAAATTGCATGCGGGGCTTCCCACACTGCAGTCCTCGCAAATAAGAAGTCTTCTGACCAGATAGAATCTCGGTGCTGGACATTTGGCCTTGGTGACAAGGGGCAGCTTGGCCATGGAACCACAGCCACCATTTGCTCACCACAACCTGTCGATGGACTACCAACCGGATCCTTCCTTATTTCTCTTGACTGTGGATTGTTCCACACAACCATAGTCTCCTCTGATGGAGAGGTGTGGTGCTGGGGAATGGAGAGAGGTCTTGGACTGTGCCCAGATGCTAGCTTTTCGGGAGTTGATGAAGGGGATGCTTTATATCCAATAAGGGTTCAGTCTCCTGAGACAAATGGGTTCAGGTTTCTTGGTCCAGTGCAGATCTCCTGTGGAGCTGCACACACTGTTCTTGTTGCTGGTGATGGGTATAGGATGTGGGCATGGGGCAGAGGCCGCAGTGGTGTACTTGGGAGAGGCCAGACTGCTGACAGTTACATACCCTGTGTTGTGATGTGGCCTCCTCTTGATGAGAACTTCCAAGAGATCCATGAGGACCAAGCGGGAGGATCAACATCAAGAGTGAATGATCGCACTAGCACCGAGTTAACTCAGAAGCTATCTGCTGCCTCAGAGGAGTTGCAATTCCTAAGATCAAAACTGACACTGATGGAGAGATATGCCAATATACTTCACATCTCAATCTTTCGTAAGCCACTTGATGAACGGGCGCTACCACGTTCACTTCAGGAATCTTCTGTCTTTGATATCAGAAAGGAATTTGAGAACATTTTGGATGCAGCAGACACTGATGAACTTAATCGTTTGGAGATCTTCTACCGCAGCATGCTTTCTGGCGTGAAAGATAAGCTTCTGAAGAGAAGAGTCCAAGAGATGGTCCAACAATGCATAATTTCACTCTCAGCAGGGAGGCAAAACCCTTAAGATAAGTGAATTGGATTATTGTACTTGTTACCGGACTGCAACTGAGTACAGTATCTCCAAACTTGGCCTCATCAAAATTGCAATAACCCTGTTTATGCCAACCCACAGTCTATGAATTGTTACCGGACTGCAAGTGGGTATAGTATCACCAAACTTGGTCTCACTAAAATTGCAACAACCTTGTTTATGCACCCACTGTCGCATCTGTTTCTTCAAGTATAAAGTGAGTAAATCTATCCTGGCATCAAGATCATCACCCGGTAGACCATAGCACAAAGACGACATTACTCACACTGACATGTAAGCGTATATGTTGTTTATGAAATTCTTTATGTGATAAATGCCTCCTAGATAAAATGAATCCTGTGTAAAGGATTTCTCTATGGGTTGTCATAGTAAAATGTTATTGGAAAAGCCTTAGGCAAATACCAATTTAAATTATGAATACTAGCAAGATGATGCGTGTAAATAGCATTACGCGGGTAGCTAGCTTTTTATCATGGTAATTTGAGATTgtttatttgattttttttattgtatTTGTCCGCTCTTGATGAGTCTCTGGTGCATGTCTGTCACAAAGATCTTCCGGTAAATTTAAATTTTGCTCATCTTATACCTTTTCTTGTGTGGATCAATAGTTGCCTTTTCGCCTTAAAGATCAATTGCCAGATTACTCACGTAGGACGATAGATCCGATGCTTATTTGGATTCTCTTTTTCCAAAGAATTTTAGAtttgcatatagtatgttctccTTTTTGCCATAATATAGACCGGGCTTTTTTTCTTTGAAAAATACTTCTGTTTACTTTTGTTTTTGTTCTTTTCATCTTTAGGACTGTACTGAATACAATAATAAATTTACATTATTGGTAGAAAAAAAATTGTCAATGGTCATGTATAGTTTTCCTTAATTTATTTTGAAACGCGTGCCTTTAATATCTGGTTCTTATGGTGTGTACTCCATAAGACCATAATGTGCATCATCGGTATATATAGTTATCTTTATATAGTGCATAacattgttttttcttttcatttagaTATTTTCGTAGTttcattatttttttagaaagtcGTAGTTTCATTAGTGGATGCTTGAAGCTGCAGCCCATAACTATGCTTGAAGCTGCAGTCCACAACTTTATATTCCATTGATTGAATGAAATTTCTTTTGCGTCACCTTGGAGCCGAGCACACAACGCTCGTGCCCGTGATTGTGCCCCACCAGAaatgaagaagaagacaacaaCGGGGCAAGGGTTCTAGCGAGGAGCTCATCGGCGTCATCGGCGTCGGAGACGAGGAGTTTGCCGGGTTAGGTAAGTAGATCTATTCTCCAGCGGCCTTACAAAGGGGTTTGGGGGCAGTGGAGGCGAGTGAGATGGCTGTTGGACGGGGCTAGTGGTGGGGGCGTCACGACGTAGCTAGCGTCCTGCCTGGGGATTAGGGCGGGTATGGTTAAGGGACGGGGGCGGGAGTGAGGATGGGATGAAGACAATAAGCTTCACTATATTTAGGGGGGAGGATGGGGTCGACGGGCGGTGGTGGGCGGTGCAACCAGCGGCATAGTCGACGGCGAGGAAGCCACCGACTGAGGGCGGCAGATGAAAAAGGCAGGGTAGGACAAGAAGGGCTCAAGGATGGCGGGATGGAGAGGAAGACCACCGGGGAAGGAAGAAGATGCGAAGCCGGGTAACGTGATGAGTCACGTGTTTTCAGGGTCCTTGATTGAACCGGCGATGTTGATCTCGGCACGTTTCAATCTCCCTCTTTCTCAAGGTTCCCCAATTTGTTCTTAATCAAATCCTAGTTGGGGACCTTGGGAGCCATGACAACTTCATGATTTTGGCGCGTGTGAAGGAGCTAGATGATCAAGTGGTTAGCCAGCCGAGAGGAGCCGTCAGAACGCCGGGAGCCGGGGAGGAACCGTCGAGACCTCGGCGAAGCACGAGAGCCGCGCCGGGATCTCCTATGTAGGGAGGAGTACGTCGGGCTTCCCGGGACGGGATCTCGCCGCTCTCGCTGCATACGAAATACTCCAACCACTGGTCCACCGGTCACACCTTACGTTACGCCGCCGTAAACTAGAAATGCACAGTGCAGAGTGTCGCATCCGTTCCTTTTCTTGTCCGTTGAACAATTTGACTTGTGCGGCTCGTGGCACCGTCACCCCGTGTGGTTGTTCGGTGACCACATGGGTCGTGGGAGTCCGGCCCGGTCTGTCCCGAACAAGAGGCCGCCCCACGCTCACGCCCCGGCGTGCGAGTGGGAGTGCACCGAAACTCGTGCCGCCCAGTCCAGCTGGGAACGGATCAAAAAGGGAAACAAAACGTGCTCCCGCTAAACAAAtgtagccccccccccccccccccccctcgcgGCTCCGCCCCGGATCGCGATTAAATTAAACTAGTCTAACCCCGAACCCCTTGGGCGGTCCGGGGCTGCGCGAAGCCGGTGCCGCGGCGACGTGGCCCAGGCTGGGGCGCCTCGAGTCCAGTCCCAAACGCACCACGGGCATGCGGCCATCGTCGCGCCACGTCCGCCGCTCACGCGGCCGCACCTGGCCCTCGCCCAACGCCCAGGTGCGCCTGCCCTCTGACGGTTGGGCCCCCGCGGCCGAATATATATGAGGCGGACCCCTCCCCGGACAGCGACGGGCCACCTATTGGGTCAAACTGCTCGAGTTGCAGGTCGGCCGGCCCATGCGATGATGCTCCGGTTGCAGGCCGACGGGTGGGCCTG from Sorghum bicolor cultivar BTx623 chromosome 3, Sorghum_bicolor_NCBIv3, whole genome shotgun sequence encodes the following:
- the LOC8059207 gene encoding CASP-like protein 3A1 translates to MGSIGNGRSDSVVGIQMPPAGSKMVLEPEALQVTTSPVPRWPRLGVVMVATRAVAMVMALLSMSLMVSSKQRGILTIFGIEIPLDANWSFSYSLQFLVAMSTASAAYSLAQLLLIAHKAVKKSPIVPSRRHAWLLFAGDQVFSLAMMSAGSAAAAVANLNRTGIRHTALPNFCKPLPRFCDLSAVSIACAFLSCVFLAASAVIDVIWLSSP
- the LOC8059208 gene encoding ultraviolet-B receptor UVR8, whose product is MPPKVVAVAAGEAHTLALTGDGQVYSWGRGPFGRLGTGREDDELVPTAVAPAVSAGGTPRPRFVAVAAGAYHSLALDDEGSLWSWGYNLYGQLGYGDQNSLFPCLVEQFQDLGSPETLNDEDQNTRDQTCLKLSSVKAGGMMSFAIDSLGGLWMWGSCPQQTDAGELCISSSSIPLPVWDFHGHTVVKVACGNEHVVAAVSVGETYTEGDLVCYAWGNNNHGQLGLGDKESRSRPVLISAFSEGSSWEVYEIACGASHTAVLANKKSSDQIESRCWTFGLGDKGQLGHGTTATICSPQPVDGLPTGSFLISLDCGLFHTTIVSSDGEVWCWGMERGLGLCPDASFSGVDEGDALYPIRVQSPETNGFRFLGPVQISCGAAHTVLVAGDGYRMWAWGRGRSGVLGRGQTADSYIPCVVMWPPLDENFQEIHEDQAGGSTSRVNDRTSTELTQKLSAASEELQFLRSKLTLMERYANILHISIFRKPLDERALPRSLQESSVFDIRKEFENILDAADTDELNRLEIFYRSMLSGVKDKLLKRRVQEMVQQCIISLSAGRQNP